The Argopecten irradians isolate NY chromosome 6, Ai_NY, whole genome shotgun sequence genome has a window encoding:
- the LOC138324908 gene encoding uncharacterized protein yields the protein MGDESCQREENTTKLPYAFKRLRVESESPKIAPDTVTSESALVVQELWLQESDGQKKILTKSSDKTHHKKGSKRMEPYPQEVIFSMQKMTLKKEECNTKHCRCTNQCDTENRNKYNYANVSGSPRRLIREARLKLHHSEKDRKHIIRSARLQLIKKDRKSDPTGLNVMRLPLSTENSSDISVFGSGSKKVLSDFSSMCISSKKSETNNSQAYFDVEHRHNVSGSRKHSRDSNSNSPGSSCSPKAKTARHCKTRSAPGRSVDLNKANQDQVLERSCSQEARLDDLTVNELAGYFEDFVYIPKKMSSMAEMMYT from the exons ATGGGAGATGAAAGCTGCCAGAGAGAAGAAAATACAACCAAACTCCCATATGCATTCAAAAGGTTACGAGTTGAATCAGAAAG TCCGAAAATTGCACCTGACACAGTAACTTCTGAAAGTGCCCTTGTTGTCCAGGAGCTTTGGTTAca ggAGAGTGACGGacaaaagaaaattttgacCAAGAGCAGCGATAAAACCCATCATAAGAAAGGCAGCAAAAGGATGGAGCCCTACCCCCAGGAAGTCATCTTTTCGATGCAGAAAATGACCTTAAAAAAAGAAGAGTGCAATACAAAGCATTGTCGCTGCACAAATCAGTGCGACACAGAAAACCGAAACAAGTACAATTATGCGAATGTTTCAGGATCTCCTCGTCGTTTGATACGAGAGGCCAGACTTAAACTTCATCATTCGGAGAAAGATAGAAAGCACATTATTAGGTCTGCTAGACTCCAATTAATAAAGAAAGATAGAAAGAGTGATCCTACTGGCTTAAATGTGATGAGACTTCCTCTTTCTACTGAAAACTCTTCTGATATATCTGTGTTTGGGTCAGGTTCAAAAAAAGTTCTCAGCGATTTTTCTAGTATGTGCATTTCGTCTAAGAAATCAGAGACAAATAATTCACAAGCATATTTTGATGTTGAACATCGACACAATGTTTCAGGTAGTAGGAAACATTCTCGAGACTCGAACAGTAACTCACCGGGATCTTCATGCAGTCCGAAAGCTAAGACTGCACGCCACTGTAAAACAAGGTCTGCCCCTGGCAGGTCTGTTGATCTTAACAAGGCCAATCAGGACCAGGTTCTGGAGCGGTCGTGTTCTCAGGAAGCCAGACTTGATGATTTGACTGTGAATGAATTAGCAGGctattttgaagattttgtaTACATCCCTAAGAAAATGTCCAGTATGGCCGAAATGATGTATACATAG
- the LOC138326187 gene encoding neurofilament heavy polypeptide-like yields MEITEVVAPHVAVPVFGVLLCAFLVFAFGFKSPAQPPSFNFDEDGKKKKQKKAKQPKSQTNGHVATVTTESSQPVKSQPSPKHVDKPAKTSSPSNKTAKKAEVQAKKAKKTKEEVTVPVTTAAPTKMKMEEDGWTTQVSRKDRKLKNKKEDRNDSGEEAEVKVTHVEEPPQEQRSKGKNKKKSAKEEPKEEAKTVTKEVENKATESVAKTTETKDTSGDRAEPTTESPSKKNKGKKAAAVEAVKEQVEPTVKPSPPAATKKGKAKSPSPDKSTTEDAKVKAPEASKSKSPSPDTAKAKTKDVKPAPEAAKPKSPAAVKESGAKEVTSGDSKPVKSPKNKKKNEVKV; encoded by the exons ATGGAGATAACAGAGGTTGTAGCCCCACACGTGGCAGTACCTGTATTCGGCGTTCTACTGTGTGCATTTCTTGTTTTTGCGTTTGGTTTCAAGTCGCCTGCCCAGCCACCGAGTTTCAATTTTGATGAGGATGGCAAGAAAAAGAAGCAGAAGAAAGCTAAG CAACCGAAGAGTCAAACAAATGGCCATGTGGCTACTGTGACCACAGAATCTAGCCAGCCCGTCAAATCACAGCCATCACCTAAACATGTCGATAAGCCAGCCAAGACGTCCTCCCCCAGCAACAAAACTGCCAAAAAAGCTGAGGTTCAGGCCAAAAAA GCAAAGAAGACAAAGGAAGAAGTGACTGTACCAGTAACTACAGCTGCCCCTACTAAGATGAAAATGGAAGAAGATG GTTGGACCACTCAGGTTTCCCGTAAAGACAGGAAACTGAAGAACAAGAAAGAAGATAGAAATGATTCTGGAGAGGAAGCTGAGGTGAAGGTCACTCATGTCGAGGAACCTCCTCAAGAACAGAGGTCAAAAggcaaaaacaaaaagaaatctGCAAAG gaggaGCCAAAGGAGGAAGCTAAGACAGTGACTAAGGAAGTTGAGAATAAGGCCACAGAGTCTGTAGCCAAGACAACTGAGACTAAGGATACCAGTGGAGAT CGTGCAGAGCCCACAACAGAAAGTCCCAGTAAGAAAAACAAAGGTAAGAAAGCTGCGGCAGTTGAAGCTGTAAAGGAACAGGTGGAACCAACAGTAAAACCAAGCCCACCAGCAGCTACCAAGAAAGGGAAAGCTAAATCACCCTCTCCTGACAAATCTACAACTGAAGATGCTAAAGTTAAAGCCCCGGAGGCTAGCAAATCCAAATCTCCGTCTCCAGACACGGCTAAGGCCAAAACCAAAGATGTCAAACCAGCACCGGAGGCTGCCAAACCGAAGTCACCAGCAGCAGTCAAAGAGAGTGGAGCTAAAGAGGTGACTAGTGGAGACAGTAAACCTGTCAAAAGTCCCAAAAACAAGAAGAAGAATGAGGTAAAGGTTTAG
- the LOC138324909 gene encoding delta-like protein D: MALKGFQFVFTVLALKIIDVECKGKLAVELVEFHNKDGLDINGQCCDGVNIPTCPLEKCDHRFTICAGDQPAMNFTDDSCIYGREDFNALDNENDLYFTAGRSSLFSFDTWKGWASISVLVTDSDSDGLVPVDNLYLNFTSLIPGFNSTTDYKSTYTLLGNRANKPTRLLMKVKVYCDPHYYGDDCSVNCVSDNACDGHYTCDNKGRKVCNSGWKGDNCDIMVPGGVADCSVYQDRTEFVPSIWEGQYQCPGEPSQNFVLNVKRSSGYIALVADMTIQSVVIALSGTYASSFKILTLSRAKH, encoded by the exons ATGGCTTTAAAAggttttcaatttgtttttactGTGCTTGCATTGAAG ATCATTGACGTTGAGTGTAAAGGGAAACTGGCCGTGGAATTGGTGGAATTCCACAACAAAGATGGACTGGACATCAATGGTCAGTGTTGTGACGGGGTCAATATACCCACGTGTCCATTGGAGAAGTGTGACCACCGCTTTACCATATGTGCCGGTGACCAGCCCGC AATGAACTTTACAGACGACAGTTGTATATATGGTAGAGAAGATTTTAACGCTCTAGACAATGagaatgatttatattttactgCAGGCAGATCATCTCTGTTTAGCTTTGATACATGGAAG gGATGGGCCTCTATATCTGTGTTGGTGACAGATTCAGACAGTGATGGACTGGTACCGGTCGATAACCTTTACCTAAACTTTACCAGCCTTATACCTGGCTTTAACTCAACAACAGACTACAAATCCACCTACACCCTGCTTGGTAACAGGGCCAACAAGCCCACCAG gTTGTTGATGAAAGTGAAGGTGTATTGTGACCCCCATTACTATGGTGATGACTGTTCAGTCAACTGTGTCAGTGATAACGCCTGTGACGGCCATTATACGTGTGATAATAAAGGTCGCAAGGTGTGTAACTCTggatggaagggagataactgtgatATTATGGTACCAGGAGGGGTAGCCGACTGCAGTGTATATCAAG ATAGGACAGAGTTTGTACCAAGCATTTGGGAAGGTCAGTACCAATGCCCCGGAGAACCATCACAAAACTTTGTGCTGAACGTCAAACGGTCTAGTGGATACATCGCTCTTGTGGCAGATATGACCATCCAGTCCGTTGTCATAGCACTTTCTGGGACGTATGCCAGTTCCTTTAAGATTCTGACTCTCTCCAGGGCCAAACACTAG